The Cloeon dipterum chromosome 3, ieCloDipt1.1, whole genome shotgun sequence genome includes a region encoding these proteins:
- the LOC135939634 gene encoding uncharacterized protein LOC135939634, with protein MAKVETLAAKFVVGFEGAVPGGLVVHPRGQHIIYPIGAKLVIQNWSSGEQTLLEGHTSSISAVAVSPNGQYLASGQKLCPPQLKATVILWNFESKACINKYEVHRTTVCGLAFSCDSKHLFSISGFEDHCLAVWGFEQDLVVSCKRLPKALQSSEGMAIAAAKICPNFIVTSSEEGLKVWEMDARFQLTVTAVNLGKVKRLINCIMVDDDDSVAYCGSTTGDVVKVRLNLVPAPPHPVLETCMSKPPPKTRRDGIMPSLLNGNYAQGVRAIVRVGPKELVIAAGDGTVDLIEELHALKPKKLEAGNKCPTLHSLKKVKSCKIKSQITSLTKFKTNSLLLLGTKGGDMYSLSAVSFKDPTLKSTSHPGSINSVVVPQVTSEVFVTCGYGDIRIWKIKKSDSKIQEASRILQPGLTCLCVIVNQDGSAIISAWDDGCIRFHAPQSGKLIGEIKGAHQAKVTAIAITSNSQRIVSGGQSGQVRVWDKYQSWSLKKVFGEQRGVIHQVAMKDDDLEAASVCEDGSCYVWKIDPNDEPSCKITLQTTSKLSGVSFFPGSGTLLMTTGMDRKITCWDTANGTAIRGLDTHCSITSLFVPRKGEMFITGFEDGTIRVWSLLKGEDAFCGIGHGAGVTSIAMGSDNSYIISVSSDGSIFYWPCPQQVVRAYKAKQEESSQNSSSRHPATDR; from the exons ATGGCGAAAGTTGAAACTTTGGCTGCGAAATTCGTTGTGGGCTTTGAAG GTGCTGTGCCTGGTGGTCTGGTTGTTCACCCAAGGGGTCAACACATAATTTACCCGATAGGCGCCAAGCTTGTCATTCAAAACTGGAGCTCTGGTGAGCAAACACTACTAGAAGGCCACACCAGCAGCATTTCTGCCGTTGCCGTTTCTCCCAATGGACAATACCTAGCATCAGGACAGAAGTTGTGCCCACCTcaattaaaa GCTACCGTGATATTGTGGAATTTTGAGAGCAAAGCATGCATTAACAAATACGAAGTGCACCGAACTACGGTCTGCGGCTTAGCATTTTCGTGCGATTCCAAGCACCTTTTTTCCATCAGCGGCTTTGAAGACCACTGCCTAGCAGTTTGGGGCTTTGAACAAGATTTGGTGGTTAGCT GCAAGCGACTGCCAAAAGCCCTCCAAAGCTCCGAAGGAATGGCCATTGCCGCCGCAAAAATTTGTCCCAACTTTATTGTCACAAGCTCGGAGGAAGGTTTGAAGGTCTGGGAAATGGATGCTAGATTTCAACTCACCGTCACCGCTGTCAACTTGGGAAAAGTGAAGAGACTGATCAACTGCATCAtg GTGGACGATGACGATTCTGTCGCGTACTGCGGATCAACAACAGGTGACGTGGTGAAAGTGCGACTAAATCTAGTGCCTGCCCCTCCGCACCCAGTTCTTGAAACTTGCATGTCGAAACCACCGCCGAAAACGAGGAGGGATGGGATCATGCCCAGCCTGTTAAACGGCAACTATGCTCAAG GCGTGAGAGCCATAGTCCGCGTCGGGCCTAAGGAGCTCGTCATCGCCGCGGGAGATGGGACTGTCGATCTAATTGAGGAGTTGCACGCACTCAAGCCTAAAAAGCTCGAGGCTGGCAACAAATGCCCGACGCTGCACTCGCTAAAGAAAGTCAAGTCTTGCAAAATTAAGTCGCAAATCACCTCCCTCACCAAGTTCAAAACCAattcactgctgctgctgggtaCCAAAGGTGGAGACATGTACTCGCTGTCGGCCGTGAGTTTCAAAGACCCCACGCTCAAATCCACAAGCCATCCTGGCTCCATTAACAGCGTAGTCGTTCCTCA ggTGACAAGCGAGGTGTTTGTCACGTGTGGATATGGTGACATTCGGATTTGGAAGATCAAAAAATCAGACAGCAAAATTCAGGAGGCAAGTCGCATCCTCCAACCTGGGCTGACATGTTTGTGTGTCATAGTGAATCAGGACGGGTCAGCTATAATTTCTG CGTGGGATGACGGCTGCATTCGCTTTCATGCGCCGCAAAGTGGCAAGTTAATAGGAGAAATAAAAGGTGCGCACCAAGCCAAAGTGACAGCAATTGCGATCACCAGCAACAGCCAACGAATTGTCAGTGGAGGCCAAAGTGGGCAG GTCAGAGTGTGGGACAAGTACCAGTCGTGGAGCTTGAAGAAAGTGTTTGGAGAGCAGAGAGGCGTGATTCACCAAGTGGCCATGAAGGATGATGACCTTGAGGCTGCGTCAGTGTGCGAGGACGGCAGCTGCTACGTTTGGAAAATTGA TCCAAACGACGAGCCAAGCTGCAAAATCACGCTGCAGACGACCTCAAAGCTGAGCGGAGTGTCATTCTTTCCAGGCAGTGGCACCTTGCTCATGACGACAGGCATGGACAGGAAAATCACCTGCTGGGACACGGCTAACGGAACAGCGATTCGAGGCTTGGACACGCACTGCTCCATCACCAGTCTGTTTGTCCCTCGCAAGGGCGAAATGTTCATCACAGGCTTCGAGGATGGGACCATCAGGGTGTGGAGTCTGCTGAAAGGCGAGGACGCTTTCTGTGGCATCGGCCACGGCGCTGGGGTGACCAGCATTGCCATGGGCAGCGACAACAGCTACATCATTTCGGTCAGTTCCGATGGCTCAATTTTCTACTGGCCCTGTCCTCAGCAAGTAGTCAGGGCCTACAAGGCAAAGCAAGAGGAATCTTCACAGAATAGCTCTTCAAGGCACCCTGCCACTGACCGCTAG